From the Chloroflexus aurantiacus J-10-fl genome, one window contains:
- the srlA gene encoding PTS glucitol/sorbitol transporter subunit IIC has translation MEFLVDAAVWFIGLFQKGAETFVGLVTGIVPLVIVLLTAFNALVALIGQERIDKIGEAAGKEGFLYTPLRYLVLPVVSVFVLTNPMAYTMGRFLPERYKPAFYDAAVSFVHPPLGIFPHVNPGELFVWAGIAQGITAGYGSEETAALAVRYLIVGLIVIFIRGLVTERITAFLLARRVAYAA, from the coding sequence ATGGAATTTTTAGTTGATGCCGCTGTATGGTTCATCGGCTTATTCCAGAAGGGCGCTGAGACGTTCGTCGGACTGGTAACCGGTATTGTTCCACTTGTCATTGTACTACTGACAGCCTTCAATGCTCTGGTTGCACTTATCGGCCAGGAGCGGATCGATAAGATTGGAGAGGCAGCCGGCAAAGAGGGTTTTCTGTACACCCCATTACGTTATTTGGTCTTACCGGTTGTATCCGTCTTCGTTCTCACCAATCCGATGGCATACACAATGGGACGCTTCCTGCCCGAGCGCTACAAACCAGCGTTCTACGATGCAGCAGTATCTTTCGTTCATCCCCCACTTGGTATTTTTCCTCACGTGAATCCAGGCGAGTTATTTGTGTGGGCAGGTATTGCCCAAGGTATAACTGCTGGCTACGGCAGTGAAGAAACAGCGGCACTGGCAGTACGTTATCTGATAGTTGGCTTAATTGTCATCTTCATTCGTGGTCTTGTTACTGAGCGAATAACTGCATTCCTGTTGGCACGACGTGTAGCCTATGCGGCTTAG
- a CDS encoding PTS glucitol/sorbitol transporter subunit IIA yields MIKFSATISAIGPLVDEFCSAGIMVFFGQNAPDELRSFAILHDGGTLISDVVVGDVFYIGDERFTVLAVGEVANQNLCSLGHFVIKFNGEKTPEMPGDICVEMRPLPHIKIGETFGFASDP; encoded by the coding sequence ATGATCAAATTTTCAGCGACTATTTCTGCAATTGGTCCGCTTGTCGACGAGTTTTGTTCGGCAGGGATAATGGTTTTCTTCGGACAAAATGCGCCGGACGAATTACGTAGCTTTGCCATTCTTCACGATGGTGGAACGCTCATCTCAGATGTAGTCGTGGGAGACGTGTTTTACATTGGTGATGAGCGTTTCACAGTCCTTGCTGTGGGAGAGGTTGCGAATCAAAACTTATGTTCACTTGGTCATTTCGTAATCAAGTTCAATGGAGAGAAAACCCCTGAAATGCCTGGTGACATTTGTGTTGAGATGCGCCCACTCCCACACATTAAAATAGGCGAAACCTTTGGTTTTGCGTCTGATCCTTAA
- a CDS encoding thiamine pyrophosphate-dependent dehydrogenase E1 component subunit alpha — MEMLMSTSEIFSPDHSKLINELGNERLREWVLRMQIIRAFEEKAEELFARGLVHGTMHLSIGQEAVAIGASAAMKPGDYLLNHHRGHGHCLAWGSDVRLMMAEFLGKETGYCRGRGGSMHIANVEMNNLGANGIVGGGIPISVGVGLSIKKRRSSQVCLTIFGDGAVNTGAFHESLNMASIWNLPVVYLCENNQYAMSMPIQKACRLNHLSQRAAAYAIAGITVDGNDALAVYEAVRQAVARARSGYGPTLVEAITYRWKGHSKSDRQAYRSRDEVKDWQSRDPIMRLARLIQMSDAEFKAIVDQARTMIEEAVEFAQASPEPDPDTIFEGLYA; from the coding sequence ATGGAAATGCTCATGTCTACATCAGAGATTTTCTCTCCCGATCATAGTAAGCTCATCAACGAATTAGGGAATGAACGCTTGCGTGAATGGGTGCTTAGAATGCAGATTATTCGTGCTTTTGAAGAAAAAGCCGAAGAACTGTTTGCGCGTGGATTAGTACACGGCACGATGCATCTTTCGATCGGGCAGGAGGCTGTGGCGATAGGTGCTTCTGCAGCGATGAAACCTGGAGATTATTTGCTTAACCATCATCGTGGCCATGGACATTGTCTGGCCTGGGGTAGTGATGTACGGCTAATGATGGCAGAGTTTTTAGGCAAAGAAACAGGATATTGCCGTGGTCGTGGTGGATCAATGCACATTGCTAATGTTGAAATGAATAATTTGGGTGCAAATGGTATTGTTGGTGGTGGTATTCCCATTTCAGTTGGTGTTGGATTGAGTATTAAAAAGCGCCGATCTTCTCAGGTTTGTCTCACTATTTTTGGTGATGGTGCAGTCAATACTGGTGCTTTTCACGAATCCCTAAATATGGCCAGTATCTGGAACTTACCCGTGGTTTATCTCTGTGAGAACAACCAATACGCTATGTCAATGCCGATCCAGAAAGCGTGCAGACTCAATCACCTGAGCCAGCGAGCTGCTGCATATGCGATAGCTGGAATAACGGTTGATGGTAACGATGCATTAGCAGTGTATGAAGCAGTTCGCCAGGCTGTGGCAAGAGCGCGAAGTGGTTATGGGCCAACACTTGTTGAAGCGATTACCTATCGTTGGAAAGGTCATTCTAAGAGTGACCGTCAAGCTTATCGGAGTCGTGATGAGGTGAAAGATTGGCAATCTCGTGATCCAATCATGCGATTAGCCAGACTGATTCAAATGAGTGACGCTGAATTCAAAGCTATCGTTGATCAAGCTCGGACTATGATCGAGGAAGCGGTCGAATTTGCTCAGGCCAGTCCGGAACCTGATCCTGATACTATTTTTGAGGGATTGTATGCGTGA
- a CDS encoding dihydrolipoamide acetyltransferase family protein produces the protein MVREVIMPKFGFTQETAEIVRWIKREGDLVDIGEPIVEVTTDKVNMEVEAPARGVLGNVRYREGDVVPVTEVIAYIMPLEEVGVQSASQSGTDHHMVVNSAPSQRSEPKATPLAERVARTVGLSLDRIQGSGPNGRILRRDVENTLRQLSMNKVRAVPAARRLAREAGIDISKVKGTGPHHRVQSSDVQNYLATRSSLDATFTTSGPIKQPEDVVTSSTITGDTQTQSGYRKLPLTGMRRTIARRLQRSAQEAPHIQLEVRVDVTEVEALRAKANRHHLDEQPKVSLTAIFVKSAAWALKRHPYLNAWLQSIGHEEQIVLVDEINIGIAVALEQGLIVPVIRKANEKGILQIAREIDDLSQRARTDKLRPDEVVDGTFSISNLGMFGIERFSAIINPPQVAILAVGAVCREVVADENNGISVRPLVKLTLCVDHRVVDGAVAAAFLHDLKVVLEDPQVMLL, from the coding sequence ATGGTGCGTGAAGTAATTATGCCAAAATTTGGCTTTACCCAGGAGACTGCAGAAATTGTTCGCTGGATTAAACGTGAGGGTGATTTGGTTGATATTGGCGAACCGATTGTTGAAGTAACTACTGATAAGGTCAATATGGAGGTTGAAGCACCTGCACGTGGTGTACTTGGTAATGTGCGCTATCGAGAAGGTGACGTCGTACCGGTAACGGAAGTTATCGCGTACATTATGCCACTCGAAGAAGTAGGGGTGCAATCCGCAAGTCAGAGCGGCACAGACCATCATATGGTTGTTAACTCTGCACCTTCACAACGCAGCGAGCCGAAGGCAACACCGCTTGCTGAACGGGTAGCTCGCACAGTTGGATTGTCTCTTGACCGAATCCAGGGTAGTGGTCCAAACGGACGAATCCTTCGTCGTGACGTAGAAAACACTCTACGGCAGTTATCAATGAATAAAGTTCGAGCGGTGCCGGCAGCACGCCGATTAGCACGTGAAGCAGGTATTGATATAAGCAAAGTGAAAGGTACGGGTCCTCATCATCGTGTGCAATCCAGTGATGTGCAAAATTATTTGGCTACCAGATCTTCATTAGATGCGACATTTACCACGTCTGGGCCAATCAAGCAACCCGAAGATGTTGTGACGTCTTCAACCATCACTGGTGATACCCAAACGCAATCCGGTTATCGCAAGCTGCCGCTCACAGGCATGCGTCGTACCATTGCTCGCCGACTCCAGCGGAGTGCACAGGAAGCTCCACATATCCAGCTTGAGGTACGCGTTGATGTAACTGAGGTAGAAGCACTGCGAGCTAAAGCTAATCGACACCATCTTGACGAACAGCCTAAAGTTAGCTTGACAGCTATTTTTGTGAAGAGTGCTGCATGGGCATTGAAACGGCACCCTTACCTAAATGCCTGGTTACAATCAATTGGGCATGAGGAACAGATCGTCTTAGTTGATGAAATTAATATTGGTATTGCAGTTGCGCTTGAACAAGGGTTGATTGTACCAGTAATCCGAAAGGCAAATGAAAAGGGGATATTACAAATAGCTCGAGAGATCGACGACCTGAGTCAGCGGGCTCGTACTGATAAACTACGTCCAGATGAGGTCGTAGATGGTACTTTCTCTATCTCTAACCTTGGTATGTTTGGTATAGAGCGCTTTTCGGCAATTATCAATCCTCCACAGGTTGCTATTTTGGCGGTTGGTGCAGTATGTCGAGAGGTTGTTGCTGATGAAAATAATGGAATTTCAGTTCGTCCCCTTGTGAAGCTTACACTTTGTGTCGATCACAGAGTTGTCGATGGGGCGGTGGCTGCTGCTTTTCTTCACGATCTCAAGGTAGTGCTTGAGGATCCACAGGTTATGTTGTTATAA
- a CDS encoding metalloregulator ArsR/SmtB family transcription factor has translation MNSQPSSSALNGLRLLTDETRWKIIQSLRDSDRQVSELVTTLGLAQNLVSYHLHVLRQAGLVRAHRSDADGRVVYYSLDLAAMAALLTGIGDELALPGTRPLELPAVKVAFLCRANSARSQIAEAWLRVLSDGQVQAMSAGTHPQAVHPLAITVMAEVGIPIDQQVSKSITMIIDQRPDLIVTVCDIAREECPVWPEAARHIHWSVADPVAIQGTADQRHAAFVAAREELRERVRGLLALLPRWFGGGASHDT, from the coding sequence ATGAACTCACAACCTTCTTCCTCAGCACTGAACGGGCTGCGCCTGCTGACCGACGAAACGCGCTGGAAGATCATCCAGTCCCTGCGCGACAGTGATCGCCAGGTGAGTGAGCTGGTGACGACGCTCGGTCTGGCCCAGAATCTGGTCTCGTATCATCTACACGTGTTGCGTCAGGCTGGCCTGGTACGTGCCCACCGCAGCGACGCTGATGGGCGGGTTGTCTACTACAGCCTCGATCTGGCAGCGATGGCTGCCCTGCTGACCGGCATCGGTGATGAACTGGCATTGCCGGGCACCCGTCCGCTTGAACTACCGGCGGTGAAAGTAGCATTCCTGTGCCGCGCCAACAGTGCTCGCTCGCAAATAGCCGAGGCCTGGTTGCGTGTGTTGAGCGATGGTCAGGTCCAGGCGATGAGTGCTGGAACGCACCCGCAAGCTGTCCATCCGTTAGCCATCACTGTCATGGCAGAGGTAGGGATACCGATTGATCAGCAAGTTTCCAAATCGATCACAATGATCATCGATCAGCGTCCTGATCTGATTGTAACGGTGTGTGACATTGCGCGCGAGGAGTGTCCGGTGTGGCCAGAGGCCGCCCGCCATATTCACTGGAGTGTAGCCGATCCGGTGGCTATTCAGGGTACTGCTGATCAGCGGCATGCCGCCTTTGTCGCCGCCCGCGAAGAATTGCGCGAACGGGTGCGGGGCCTGCTGGCGTTATTGCCGCGTTGGTTTGGGGGGGGTGCATCACACGATACGTAG
- a CDS encoding HPr family phosphocarrier protein produces MNTQVSTIITIDHPAGLHARPAARFVTLAARFPCSITVRKLNGSKPPVNAKSALGVLTLAVNQGDTVEIVAQGDQAQEAISALIALIRHNFEESTTSHS; encoded by the coding sequence ATGAACACACAAGTCTCAACAATCATTACTATTGATCATCCAGCAGGTCTGCATGCTCGTCCTGCAGCGCGTTTCGTGACACTGGCAGCTAGATTTCCCTGTTCCATTACGGTTCGTAAGTTGAATGGTTCGAAGCCACCAGTCAATGCTAAAAGTGCGCTAGGTGTACTAACGCTAGCAGTTAATCAAGGCGATACAGTAGAGATCGTAGCTCAGGGCGATCAAGCTCAAGAAGCGATTAGCGCTTTAATCGCTCTTATTCGGCATAACTTTGAGGAATCGACAACTTCTCATTCCTGA
- the ptsP gene encoding phosphoenolpyruvate--protein phosphotransferase produces MPRYQGQSGSPGIAIGPVFVYHSQQVTISEHSADDPISEWRHLQHALQQAHTQLIALEERARKIAGEEEAVIFAAHRLFLADEELLATLRTMVLREHRNAKAAVYKAFEQYAEALSNLEDEYFRSRAQDVRDVAHRVLRCLQGSEKEEKAGEIVEPIIVVAEDLTPSDTIQFDRDKILAIVTSRGGPTSHAVILARAMGIPAVVSVPLELSDIRNGTLAIVNGNSGLFNVGPTLHELEIARKEKELIDSRYQFVLSQATLPAVTKDGSFHPEIVANIGGVEDAKSAIDFGAEGVGLFRTEFLYLQRNNVPTLAEQVRAYQDVLKVMGNRPVVVRTLDIGGDKEFPYLGTQKEPNPFLGWRGIRTIRERPDILEQQFIALLTAVAQTSTSGTGSDLRIMLPMVSSLAEVARAREIFEEAQTCVRAQGLPLPDKIQFGIMVEVPAAALLADRFAPLVDFFSIGTNDLTQYTLAVDRTNERVSVLASPYHPAVLHLIDKTIRAAHTAGKWVGLCGELAGDPLAVPLLLGLHLDEFSMAPSFIPIIKDIIRQWSLPAAEAVAQQCLQFSLAADVIEYLKQQQPH; encoded by the coding sequence ATGCCACGATATCAAGGTCAATCAGGTTCACCTGGGATAGCTATCGGTCCAGTATTCGTTTACCATAGCCAACAAGTTACTATCTCTGAACACTCTGCCGATGATCCAATAAGTGAATGGCGTCATCTTCAGCATGCTTTGCAACAAGCACATACGCAATTAATAGCACTAGAAGAACGAGCGCGTAAGATTGCTGGTGAGGAAGAGGCAGTAATATTCGCTGCGCATCGCCTCTTCCTCGCTGATGAAGAACTGTTAGCAACTTTGCGGACAATGGTGCTACGTGAGCATCGTAATGCAAAGGCCGCAGTGTATAAGGCGTTTGAGCAATATGCGGAAGCACTCTCAAACCTTGAGGATGAGTATTTTCGCAGTCGTGCTCAAGATGTGCGCGATGTGGCTCACCGTGTGCTACGGTGCCTTCAGGGATCAGAGAAAGAGGAAAAGGCTGGAGAAATTGTTGAACCAATCATTGTGGTTGCTGAAGATTTAACACCTTCAGATACTATCCAATTTGATCGTGATAAGATATTGGCTATTGTTACCTCTCGCGGTGGCCCAACTTCTCACGCAGTGATTTTAGCTCGAGCAATGGGAATACCAGCAGTAGTGAGTGTCCCTCTCGAGTTGTCTGATATTCGTAATGGTACGTTAGCTATAGTGAATGGTAATAGTGGCCTCTTTAACGTTGGTCCTACTCTCCATGAACTAGAGATAGCTCGTAAAGAAAAGGAACTGATCGATTCTCGTTACCAGTTCGTTTTAAGTCAGGCTACTCTGCCGGCAGTGACTAAAGATGGCTCTTTTCATCCAGAAATAGTTGCGAATATCGGAGGTGTTGAAGATGCTAAATCAGCTATTGATTTTGGGGCCGAAGGAGTAGGATTGTTTCGAACAGAATTTCTTTATCTGCAACGAAATAATGTCCCTACACTTGCGGAACAAGTACGTGCCTATCAGGATGTGCTTAAGGTAATGGGTAACCGTCCGGTAGTTGTACGTACTCTTGATATTGGAGGAGATAAAGAATTTCCCTATCTAGGTACACAGAAGGAACCAAACCCTTTTCTTGGTTGGCGGGGAATTCGCACAATTCGTGAACGCCCAGATATTTTGGAACAACAATTTATTGCTCTGCTTACTGCTGTTGCTCAGACCAGCACAAGCGGAACTGGTAGTGATCTTCGTATCATGCTACCAATGGTGTCTTCACTGGCTGAGGTGGCAAGAGCGCGAGAGATCTTTGAAGAGGCTCAGACTTGTGTACGAGCACAAGGACTTCCTCTTCCAGATAAGATTCAATTTGGTATTATGGTTGAGGTTCCGGCAGCTGCATTATTAGCAGATCGCTTTGCGCCGTTAGTAGACTTTTTCAGCATAGGAACGAATGATCTGACTCAGTATACTTTGGCTGTAGATCGAACAAATGAACGAGTTTCGGTACTGGCGAGTCCGTATCATCCGGCTGTCCTGCATCTTATTGATAAAACAATCCGAGCTGCTCACACAGCAGGAAAGTGGGTGGGGCTATGCGGTGAGCTAGCAGGTGATCCTCTAGCAGTTCCACTTTTACTTGGTTTACATCTTGATGAGTTTAGCATGGCACCGTCTTTCATTCCGATAATTAAAGATATTATTCGTCAGTGGTCTTTGCCAGCTGCTGAAGCCGTAGCTCAACAGTGCTTACAATTTTCTCTTGCAGCGGATGTTATCGAATACCTTAAACAACAGCAACCGCATTAG
- a CDS encoding alpha-ketoacid dehydrogenase subunit beta produces the protein MREITYVEAIREALRQKMKEDETVFLIGEDIGLYGGAFGATAGLIEEFGEDRVIDTPISEAGIAGACIGAALTGFRPVGEIQFMDFVTLSMEQLVLQAAKIRFMFGGKASVPFVLRMPGGAGTGAAAQHSESLENWFVHIPGLKVVMPATPYDAKGLLIASIEDNNPVIFIEHKLLYKTKGVVPEDIYRVPLGKSHVVRQGRDVTIVATSVMVQRALEAAEQLAREGIEAEIIDPRTLRPLDDEPILESVVKTGKVLIVHEAVKMAGFGGEIAARIAESTAFDYLEAPICRLGGLDIPIPYNRTLEYHAVPQIENIIAAARDLVALRV, from the coding sequence ATGCGTGAAATTACTTATGTCGAAGCAATTCGTGAAGCCCTACGGCAGAAGATGAAAGAAGATGAAACGGTTTTTTTGATTGGCGAAGATATTGGCTTGTATGGTGGTGCATTCGGTGCAACAGCAGGGTTAATCGAAGAATTCGGCGAAGATCGGGTTATCGACACTCCGATTTCGGAAGCTGGTATTGCTGGCGCTTGCATTGGTGCAGCATTAACAGGTTTTCGTCCTGTAGGGGAGATTCAATTCATGGATTTTGTTACCCTCAGTATGGAGCAGTTAGTATTGCAGGCAGCGAAGATTCGTTTCATGTTCGGTGGTAAAGCCAGCGTACCCTTCGTTTTGCGCATGCCGGGTGGTGCAGGTACCGGAGCGGCAGCTCAGCATTCAGAAAGTTTGGAGAATTGGTTTGTTCATATACCGGGCTTGAAAGTAGTAATGCCTGCAACACCCTACGATGCGAAGGGATTGCTCATCGCATCGATTGAAGACAATAACCCTGTCATATTTATCGAACATAAGCTTTTGTATAAAACAAAAGGTGTTGTACCAGAAGATATATATCGAGTTCCTCTTGGAAAGAGTCACGTAGTTCGCCAGGGTCGTGATGTCACAATTGTTGCCACTTCGGTGATGGTACAACGAGCACTTGAAGCTGCTGAACAATTGGCTCGAGAAGGAATAGAAGCAGAAATCATTGATCCGCGAACGTTGCGACCTTTAGATGATGAACCAATTCTAGAGTCGGTGGTAAAAACCGGTAAGGTGTTAATAGTGCATGAAGCTGTTAAGATGGCTGGCTTTGGTGGCGAGATCGCTGCTCGGATCGCTGAAAGTACGGCCTTTGATTACCTCGAGGCGCCTATTTGCCGACTTGGTGGACTCGATATTCCCATCCCATATAACCGAACTCTTGAATATCACGCAGTGCCTCAGATTGAAAATATTATTGCGGCTGCTCGTGATTTAGTAGCATTAAGAGTGTGA
- a CDS encoding NAD(P)H-dependent oxidoreductase: MSLRERLIQYSQHQKMIRVGLVGAGQMGVGFISQTERMEGLRVVAVADIIPGQAESGYLESGVSPEMIIHLDEDPERAAELIDSGHRIATVDAAFLVQIANLDVILECTGIPEVGARVCYAAIQHSKHVVNMNVETDATIGYRLAKLAAERGVIYTLAAGDEPGAIKELFDFADALGFEVAYIGKGKNNPLDRTATPDRLRLQAQKQGMNPKMLTSFVDGTKTMVEMTAIGNALGYAPEVTGGYGPSCTVADLPKVFIPKALGGIFNNTKVVDFAVGDVAPGVFVVITTDQPKIIRDLRYLRLLGHADHNYWTLYRPYHLANLEAPITVARVALEKERFLATSRSPVAETVAYAKRDLYPGEVIDALGGFTVYGMIEQFEKAHRDGEVPLGLIVGATVIRPIKAHCPIHYDEVELNKSQVIFQLRQEQDQLLGC; this comes from the coding sequence ATGTCTTTACGAGAACGTCTCATTCAATATTCCCAACACCAAAAGATGATACGAGTAGGTTTGGTTGGTGCCGGACAGATGGGCGTCGGCTTTATTAGTCAGACTGAAAGGATGGAAGGTTTGCGAGTGGTAGCGGTTGCGGATATTATCCCCGGTCAAGCAGAAAGTGGTTATTTAGAGAGTGGTGTATCACCCGAGATGATTATTCATCTTGATGAGGATCCAGAAAGGGCAGCTGAGTTAATTGATTCAGGTCATCGAATTGCAACAGTTGATGCGGCTTTTCTCGTTCAGATTGCAAATCTGGATGTTATCTTAGAATGCACTGGTATCCCTGAAGTTGGTGCTCGTGTTTGCTATGCTGCTATCCAACATAGTAAGCATGTTGTCAATATGAATGTTGAAACAGATGCTACGATTGGTTATCGTTTAGCTAAATTAGCTGCCGAGAGAGGTGTAATTTATACTCTTGCCGCAGGCGATGAACCCGGTGCCATCAAAGAACTGTTTGATTTTGCTGATGCACTGGGTTTTGAGGTGGCCTATATTGGTAAAGGAAAGAACAATCCCCTTGATCGGACAGCTACGCCTGATCGTCTGCGACTACAAGCGCAGAAACAAGGCATGAATCCTAAAATGTTGACATCATTTGTAGATGGTACAAAAACCATGGTTGAAATGACTGCAATCGGCAATGCTCTTGGGTATGCACCAGAAGTAACAGGAGGATATGGTCCCTCTTGTACAGTAGCAGATTTACCAAAAGTGTTTATTCCTAAAGCACTGGGTGGTATTTTTAATAACACGAAAGTGGTTGATTTTGCAGTTGGTGATGTGGCACCTGGTGTATTTGTGGTTATTACCACGGATCAGCCTAAAATCATTCGTGACTTGCGTTATCTCAGATTGCTTGGTCATGCCGATCATAACTATTGGACATTATATCGTCCTTACCACCTTGCAAATCTTGAAGCACCTATTACTGTGGCACGAGTTGCACTTGAGAAGGAAAGGTTTCTTGCTACTTCTCGTTCACCTGTTGCAGAGACGGTAGCTTATGCTAAACGTGATCTATATCCTGGAGAGGTTATAGACGCTTTAGGTGGCTTTACCGTATACGGCATGATTGAACAATTTGAAAAAGCTCATCGTGATGGTGAAGTGCCGTTAGGTTTGATCGTTGGGGCAACGGTGATACGTCCTATTAAAGCACATTGTCCAATTCACTATGATGAGGTTGAATTGAACAAAAGCCAGGTTATTTTTCAGCTTCGTCAGGAACAAGATCAATTATTGGGGTGTTAG
- a CDS encoding PTS sorbitol transporter — protein sequence MTEVKKYRKVRIKKGPKGWGGPLIIEPKPGRDLIYSVTGGGIHPLAQHIANLTGGRPFDGFKSKADFSEIAVAVIDCGGTARIGVYPMKKVPTVDIYPTSPSGPLMRFITEEYFVSGVRPEDVELIDE from the coding sequence ATGACTGAGGTGAAAAAGTACCGCAAGGTTCGGATTAAGAAGGGACCGAAGGGTTGGGGGGGGCCTCTCATTATTGAACCGAAACCGGGAAGGGATCTCATTTATTCAGTAACTGGTGGCGGTATTCATCCTCTGGCTCAACATATCGCTAATCTGACTGGTGGGCGACCGTTTGATGGGTTTAAATCAAAGGCCGATTTTAGTGAAATTGCGGTTGCTGTGATCGATTGTGGAGGTACTGCGCGCATTGGCGTCTATCCTATGAAAAAAGTACCGACCGTTGATATCTATCCAACCTCGCCTTCTGGTCCATTGATGCGCTTTATCACTGAAGAATATTTTGTCTCGGGTGTAAGACCGGAAGATGTGGAATTGATCGATGAGTAA
- a CDS encoding cupin domain-containing protein, translating to MSERPWIELFPGVHRRRIALTDRIYQMEVRLAAGSHVPLHSHPEDQVAYVVSGRLRFQVGEEIIDATAGRSVAIPGGTPHAVWTVEDTLAIDTFSPPRADYLQVDGD from the coding sequence ATGTCCGAGCGACCCTGGATCGAACTCTTCCCCGGCGTTCACCGCCGGCGCATTGCCCTCACCGACCGTATCTATCAGATGGAGGTACGGCTGGCAGCCGGAAGTCACGTGCCGCTGCATAGCCATCCCGAAGACCAGGTGGCGTATGTGGTAAGTGGCCGGTTGCGGTTTCAGGTTGGTGAAGAGATCATCGACGCGACGGCAGGTCGTTCGGTTGCTATTCCCGGTGGCACCCCCCACGCGGTGTGGACGGTAGAGGATACACTCGCGATTGACACCTTTAGTCCGCCACGAGCCGATTATTTGCAGGTTGATGGCGATTGA
- a CDS encoding transcriptional regulator GutM codes for MQPIDITASTIILGLAAAWILQLFLSYFQLRQFYGRVSQLRRSGRLVSVGMAGSAWRRRQYAILVVDPETNEICHCEQLSGWTVLARLKPLPGLEGINVRDLLDESISLPRHIHPKLVLALRNAAQHIVEFKARQIEERDQTFVESTPSAETTSLRN; via the coding sequence ATGCAGCCAATAGATATTACTGCAAGTACTATCATTCTTGGGTTGGCCGCTGCCTGGATTTTGCAATTGTTCCTTTCCTATTTTCAATTACGTCAATTCTACGGCCGAGTAAGTCAACTGCGCAGGTCTGGTCGCCTGGTATCAGTTGGGATGGCAGGATCTGCCTGGAGGCGTCGGCAATATGCTATTCTCGTTGTCGATCCAGAGACAAACGAAATTTGTCATTGTGAACAACTATCTGGATGGACAGTGCTAGCAAGACTTAAGCCGCTACCTGGATTAGAAGGCATAAATGTCCGTGATTTGTTAGACGAGAGCATATCACTTCCCAGACACATTCATCCAAAACTTGTCCTTGCCTTGCGGAATGCGGCTCAGCATATCGTTGAATTCAAAGCACGGCAGATAGAGGAGCGGGATCAGACTTTTGTTGAGTCGACTCCTTCTGCCGAAACCACTTCTTTGCGGAATTGA